One Antarctobacter heliothermus DNA segment encodes these proteins:
- a CDS encoding trimethylamine methyltransferase family protein, with protein sequence MSTLTENTGRRRRKRGGDTPTAKRTVNYRQLKNPFTPQTVFTEDRVAAIHDTSLKVLEELGIKVLLPEARRLFGQAGARVDEDSQMVYIGRDIVTAALASAPRQFTLHGGAPDRHIDMQLGSLAFQSGAGAPNCSDMLRGRRPGTLRDVEELTKLVQHFDAIQMLSPGVEPQDIPVHLRHYAFTRMQLSVSDKVPFVFSRGTPQALDAFEMIAGFRGLSDDDFRANPHCYTIINTNSPRQIDIPMAQGLIDFARHGQPSVVTPFCLMGAMAPVTVAGAITLSHAEALAGITLTQLANPGAPVCYGAFASNVDMKSGAPAFGTPEQVKASLAAGQLARLIGLPWRNAAGCAANTNDAQAAHETEISAWGALLSGASIIIHAAGWIEGGLTVSYEKLITDMEMVQVMAELCAATPAEDADIGFDALAEVQPGGHFFGCAHTMDRYATAFYEPLVADWTNFGTWTERGARDANDRARDLWQKILSDHRAPANATGDRLDGLDAFIAKRTGEGGAPPAD encoded by the coding sequence ATGAGCACGCTTACCGAAAACACCGGTCGTCGTCGCCGCAAACGCGGTGGCGATACGCCCACCGCCAAACGCACCGTCAACTATCGGCAGCTCAAAAACCCCTTTACCCCGCAAACCGTCTTTACCGAGGACCGCGTGGCGGCGATCCACGACACTTCTCTAAAGGTGCTGGAGGAACTGGGCATCAAGGTGCTGCTGCCCGAGGCGCGCAGGCTGTTTGGGCAAGCGGGCGCGCGTGTCGATGAGGACAGCCAGATGGTCTACATCGGGCGCGATATTGTTACTGCGGCGCTGGCCTCCGCCCCGCGTCAGTTCACCCTGCACGGCGGCGCGCCGGACCGACATATTGACATGCAGTTGGGCAGCCTTGCGTTCCAGTCCGGGGCAGGGGCACCGAACTGTTCCGACATGTTGCGCGGTCGCCGCCCCGGCACCCTGCGCGACGTCGAGGAACTGACCAAGCTGGTTCAGCATTTCGACGCCATCCAGATGCTATCACCGGGGGTGGAGCCGCAGGACATCCCCGTCCACCTGCGGCACTACGCCTTTACCCGGATGCAGCTAAGTGTCTCGGACAAGGTGCCGTTTGTCTTCTCACGCGGGACCCCACAGGCGCTGGACGCGTTTGAAATGATCGCCGGGTTTCGCGGCCTATCTGACGACGATTTCCGCGCAAATCCGCATTGTTACACGATCATCAACACCAACTCTCCGCGCCAGATCGACATTCCCATGGCGCAGGGGTTGATCGATTTTGCGCGCCATGGGCAGCCTTCGGTGGTGACGCCGTTTTGCCTGATGGGGGCCATGGCGCCGGTCACGGTGGCGGGGGCGATCACCCTCAGCCATGCAGAGGCGCTGGCCGGGATCACCCTGACGCAATTGGCCAACCCCGGCGCGCCGGTCTGCTACGGGGCCTTTGCCTCTAACGTCGATATGAAAAGCGGCGCGCCCGCCTTTGGCACGCCGGAACAGGTCAAGGCCAGCCTTGCGGCCGGGCAACTGGCGCGGCTGATCGGCCTGCCGTGGCGCAACGCCGCCGGATGCGCCGCCAACACCAACGACGCTCAAGCCGCGCATGAGACAGAGATCAGCGCTTGGGGCGCGTTGTTGTCGGGGGCAAGTATCATCATCCATGCGGCGGGCTGGATCGAGGGCGGTCTGACGGTCAGCTATGAAAAGCTGATCACCGACATGGAGATGGTACAGGTCATGGCGGAACTCTGTGCCGCCACCCCGGCCGAGGACGCCGACATCGGCTTTGACGCACTGGCAGAGGTACAGCCGGGCGGGCATTTCTTTGGCTGCGCGCATACGATGGACCGCTATGCCACCGCCTTTTACGAACCCTTGGTGGCGGATTGGACCAACTTTGGCACTTGGACGGAACGCGGCGCGCGCGACGCCAACGACCGGGCGCGTGACCTCTGGCAAAAGATCCTGTCAGACCACCGCGCGCCCGCCAATGCCACCGGCGACCGTCTGGACGGTCTCGACGCTTTTATTGCCAAACGCACGGGTGAGGGCGGCGCGCCGCCCGCCGACTGA
- a CDS encoding GcvT family protein, which translates to MNTHYRVVVIGGGVVGASVLYHLAKLGWRDVCLLERAVLTAGSSWHAAGGIHALNADPNMAALQAYTIDLLPEIEKESGQNIGLHMTGGLTLAGTPDRWEWLQSAYRVFQSIGIEDCELLTPEEAQKRCPIMSTDGILGAMWADREGYLDTTGTVHAYAGAAKKRGATVHEHTKVQALEQTADGWKVVTDKGTITCEHVVNAAGLWAKQVGRMAGIELPVSPLKHHYFITDTVPEIAKLDFEVPMTVDLEGFTYTRQDQNGLLVGIYEVDHEHWAMDGAPWDYGMELFQEQTDRIEKELICAYERYPALENVGIKTWVNGAFTFSPDGNPLVGPVRGKRGYWSACAVMAGFLQGGGVGKTLAEWMIHGEPEADAWSMDVARYGDFAQNKRYIQETTGQFYSRRFVMTYPNEQLPAGRPLKTAPAYTAMSDAGCKWGVSWDLEVPLYFAPKGFEETPTLKRSNAFDIVGAECRHVRDKVGLIDITGFSRFEVTGPNAEHWLNRIMASKLPAPGRARLAPMLAPDGRLKGDLTVFNWGDRTWWIMGSYYLRAWHMRWFEDHMDAGVSVRDLGDEVCGFALTGPRSLKVLEQVCAGAADLPFMGCAALDVGLFRARVARMSVAGELGYEINVRYGDHIKLRELLLEVGADQDIREYGFNAMLSLRLEKSFGIWSAEFTQGYTPGETGMDRWIDWDKPDFIGKEAALAERDTGAKRRIVTLEVDSIDADASGYEPVWMDGEKVGFVTSGGYGHTMGKSYALAMVSADSAAEGTNLSVHVVGVECPARVIAPSPYDPAGKAMRPKAGASS; encoded by the coding sequence ATGAACACTCATTACCGCGTGGTTGTTATTGGCGGGGGCGTCGTGGGCGCGTCTGTGCTGTATCATCTTGCGAAACTCGGTTGGCGCGATGTCTGCCTGTTGGAACGCGCGGTCCTGACCGCCGGGTCGTCGTGGCACGCGGCGGGCGGCATCCACGCACTGAACGCGGACCCGAACATGGCCGCGCTACAGGCCTATACCATCGACCTGCTGCCGGAGATCGAAAAGGAATCCGGCCAGAACATCGGTCTGCACATGACCGGCGGTCTGACGCTGGCGGGCACGCCCGACCGCTGGGAGTGGCTGCAATCGGCCTACCGGGTGTTCCAGTCTATCGGCATCGAGGATTGCGAGTTGCTGACTCCGGAAGAGGCGCAAAAGCGCTGTCCGATCATGTCGACCGACGGCATCCTTGGTGCCATGTGGGCCGATCGCGAGGGCTATCTGGACACCACCGGCACGGTGCACGCCTACGCAGGTGCCGCCAAAAAGCGGGGGGCCACGGTCCACGAACACACCAAGGTGCAAGCGCTGGAACAGACCGCCGATGGCTGGAAGGTTGTGACGGATAAGGGCACGATCACCTGCGAACATGTGGTCAACGCCGCTGGCCTGTGGGCCAAACAGGTCGGCCGCATGGCAGGCATAGAACTGCCGGTCTCACCCCTGAAACATCATTATTTCATTACCGACACCGTGCCCGAAATCGCCAAGCTGGACTTTGAGGTGCCAATGACCGTGGACCTTGAGGGGTTCACCTACACCCGGCAGGACCAGAACGGCCTGTTGGTGGGCATCTATGAGGTCGACCACGAGCACTGGGCGATGGACGGCGCGCCGTGGGATTACGGGATGGAGCTGTTTCAGGAACAGACCGACCGCATCGAAAAGGAGTTGATCTGCGCCTATGAACGCTATCCCGCGCTGGAAAATGTCGGGATCAAGACATGGGTCAACGGCGCGTTTACCTTTTCCCCCGATGGCAACCCGCTGGTCGGCCCGGTGCGCGGCAAGCGCGGTTACTGGTCCGCCTGCGCGGTCATGGCGGGGTTCCTGCAAGGTGGCGGTGTCGGCAAGACGCTGGCCGAATGGATGATCCACGGCGAACCAGAGGCCGACGCATGGTCGATGGACGTGGCGCGCTACGGCGATTTTGCGCAGAACAAACGCTACATCCAGGAAACCACCGGCCAGTTCTATTCGCGCCGTTTCGTGATGACCTACCCGAACGAACAACTGCCCGCCGGTCGCCCGTTGAAAACTGCGCCGGCCTACACGGCCATGTCCGATGCGGGCTGCAAATGGGGCGTCAGTTGGGACTTGGAGGTGCCTTTGTACTTTGCCCCCAAGGGGTTTGAGGAAACACCGACGCTCAAACGGTCCAATGCCTTTGACATCGTGGGCGCGGAATGCCGCCATGTGCGCGACAAGGTGGGCCTGATCGACATCACCGGCTTTTCGCGGTTCGAGGTCACAGGCCCGAACGCGGAACACTGGCTGAACCGCATCATGGCGTCGAAACTGCCGGCACCGGGGCGCGCGAGGCTGGCCCCGATGCTAGCGCCGGATGGGCGGCTGAAAGGCGACCTGACGGTGTTCAACTGGGGCGACAGGACATGGTGGATCATGGGCAGCTACTATCTGCGGGCATGGCACATGCGCTGGTTCGAGGATCACATGGACGCGGGCGTTTCGGTGCGCGATCTGGGCGATGAGGTCTGCGGCTTTGCCCTGACCGGGCCGCGCTCGCTGAAGGTGCTGGAACAGGTTTGCGCCGGGGCCGCCGATCTGCCCTTCATGGGCTGCGCGGCGCTGGATGTGGGCCTGTTCCGGGCGCGCGTCGCGCGCATGTCTGTCGCTGGTGAACTGGGGTACGAGATCAACGTCCGCTACGGCGACCATATCAAGCTGCGCGAGTTGCTTCTTGAGGTTGGGGCGGATCAGGACATCCGCGAATACGGGTTCAACGCCATGCTGTCGCTGCGGCTGGAGAAATCCTTCGGCATCTGGTCGGCGGAATTCACCCAAGGGTATACGCCCGGTGAGACCGGCATGGACCGCTGGATCGACTGGGACAAACCTGATTTCATCGGCAAAGAGGCGGCTCTGGCGGAACGCGACACCGGGGCCAAACGCCGGATCGTGACGTTGGAGGTGGACAGCATAGACGCCGACGCCAGCGGGTATGAGCCTGTCTGGATGGATGGCGAAAAGGTCGGCTTTGTGACCTCGGGCGGATACGGCCATACCATGGGCAAATCCTACGCCTTGGCCATGGTCAGTGCCGACTCGGCGGCAGAGGGCACAAACCTGTCCGTGCACGTCGTCGGCGTTGAATGCCCGGCCCGTGTGATCGCGCCCTCACCCTATGACCCGGCGGGCAAGGCCATGCGCCCAAAGGCGGGCGCGTCGTCATGA
- a CDS encoding mechanosensitive ion channel family protein, whose protein sequence is MSLNLRPISLLLLLFLLCTALPRSGAAQDGWAGDWQTYWSAGEAVVLLERRGDTVSGTYQPGDGRLTGTISPDGVLRGTWQEMAERGTFTFVLAHDGQSFAGRFGTGDWWNGHRTELAEQHRPDWWSGATPRATLSSILAAGNDAQYREREGQMRWIDPLLTYDGPESGSSDRDRRQRALWHILDISTFRLLDAPEPPPAAEPGTELLFEIGPAGTSATYQLVFRLDETQLWHLLVPPGPALQADLSRLVQARGHDTLDALDKARAGSPRMVMMDFLLGARDWDGAGGARALRALDLDHVPHQLRRAEGALMADYLRRTIDRIGIVYWQEIPDDPARPQPYVYYKHPLGSLTIAPTRIKDVDGGPVSRLWRFSRNTLESLPALDKALERMPLAPGQTASQPLSRYFATRQAVLARVDGLQRRMFGLEIWQWVGLAGYLLAMAGTLSLAWHAARTLGTDRGTIASSVARMAGPAGMLVVALLFLDASERLGLTLRAFGPVSALSAILLILAIAALAYRAVSLIHDALMARATLTRAYTDEIVLSLAQGLLKLLIIVGAIIACADVVGLPYEGVLTGLGIGGVAVAFAARETVSNILGGAILLSDRPFRKGDMIEAAGVFAVIETVGLRSTRLRTMDNTLMIMPNAQLSDQVIVNWDNRQRRKVQMIIGLTFDTPRDRLEGFVARLKEVYCNQPDADTDDVTIGIKSLGPQSVDIELWGHFKVFTYDAQVAAQQALILDILSLAKEMNVDFAFPTRMVHLAALPPTSEQDAHA, encoded by the coding sequence ATGTCGTTGAACCTGCGCCCGATTTCGCTGTTGTTGCTGCTGTTCCTCCTGTGTACCGCCCTGCCCCGCAGCGGCGCGGCGCAAGACGGATGGGCTGGCGATTGGCAGACCTATTGGTCCGCCGGTGAGGCTGTTGTCCTTCTGGAACGGCGCGGAGACACGGTGTCCGGCACCTATCAACCGGGGGACGGCCGATTGACCGGCACCATCTCGCCGGACGGCGTGTTGCGCGGAACTTGGCAGGAGATGGCGGAACGCGGGACGTTCACCTTTGTGCTGGCGCACGACGGGCAGAGCTTTGCCGGGCGCTTTGGCACTGGCGACTGGTGGAACGGCCATCGCACCGAACTGGCCGAGCAACACCGCCCCGACTGGTGGAGCGGGGCAACCCCGCGCGCCACCCTGAGCAGCATCCTCGCGGCCGGGAACGACGCGCAGTATCGTGAGCGTGAGGGGCAGATGCGCTGGATCGACCCGCTGCTGACCTATGACGGCCCCGAAAGCGGGTCGTCGGACCGGGATCGACGGCAACGCGCGCTCTGGCATATTCTTGACATCTCGACCTTTCGGCTGTTGGACGCGCCGGAGCCGCCCCCAGCGGCAGAGCCGGGCACCGAACTGCTGTTTGAGATCGGACCGGCGGGCACAAGCGCAACGTACCAGTTGGTGTTTCGGCTGGACGAGACGCAGCTTTGGCATCTGTTGGTGCCACCCGGGCCTGCCTTGCAGGCCGACCTGTCGCGGTTGGTTCAGGCCCGTGGGCACGACACACTGGATGCGCTGGACAAGGCCCGCGCCGGATCGCCGCGCATGGTGATGATGGACTTTCTCCTTGGGGCAAGGGACTGGGACGGCGCGGGCGGCGCGCGGGCCTTGCGCGCACTGGACCTTGATCATGTGCCCCACCAGCTGCGCCGGGCCGAGGGTGCGCTGATGGCCGATTATCTCCGTCGGACAATCGACCGGATTGGCATTGTCTACTGGCAAGAGATCCCCGACGATCCGGCCCGCCCGCAACCCTATGTGTACTACAAGCACCCGTTGGGCAGCCTCACCATCGCCCCTACGCGCATCAAGGACGTGGACGGCGGTCCGGTCTCGAGGCTCTGGCGGTTTTCGCGCAACACGTTGGAGTCCCTGCCCGCGCTGGACAAGGCACTGGAGCGGATGCCACTGGCCCCCGGACAGACGGCATCGCAGCCGCTGTCACGGTATTTCGCCACCCGGCAGGCAGTTCTAGCGCGAGTCGACGGATTGCAGCGCCGCATGTTCGGGCTGGAAATCTGGCAATGGGTCGGGCTGGCGGGTTATCTGCTGGCGATGGCCGGCACACTGTCGTTGGCTTGGCACGCGGCGCGGACGCTGGGAACCGACCGGGGGACCATCGCGTCTTCTGTTGCCCGGATGGCCGGACCGGCGGGGATGTTGGTGGTTGCGCTGCTGTTTCTGGACGCCAGTGAACGGTTGGGACTGACATTGCGGGCCTTTGGCCCTGTGTCGGCGCTGTCGGCGATCCTGCTGATCCTCGCCATAGCGGCACTGGCCTATCGAGCCGTGTCGCTGATCCATGACGCGCTGATGGCGCGCGCCACGCTGACCCGCGCCTATACCGACGAGATTGTCCTGTCGCTCGCGCAGGGTCTGCTGAAACTGCTGATCATCGTGGGGGCGATCATTGCCTGCGCGGATGTGGTGGGGCTGCCCTATGAGGGCGTTTTGACGGGTTTGGGCATCGGTGGCGTCGCAGTGGCCTTTGCGGCGCGTGAGACCGTGTCGAACATCTTGGGCGGCGCGATCCTGTTGTCGGACCGCCCCTTCCGCAAGGGCGACATGATCGAGGCGGCAGGCGTCTTCGCGGTGATAGAGACGGTTGGCCTGCGCTCGACCCGGCTGCGGACGATGGACAACACGCTGATGATCATGCCCAACGCGCAGCTGTCGGATCAGGTGATCGTCAACTGGGACAACCGACAGCGGCGCAAGGTTCAAATGATAATCGGGCTGACCTTTGATACCCCGCGCGACCGGCTGGAAGGCTTTGTCGCGCGGTTGAAGGAGGTATATTGCAACCAGCCCGATGCGGACACCGACGATGTCACCATCGGGATAAAGTCACTAGGACCGCAAAGCGTCGACATCGAACTTTGGGGCCACTTCAAGGTTTTCACTTATGACGCGCAGGTGGCCGCGCAACAGGCGCTGATCCTCGACATCCTGTCGCTGGCCAAGGAGATGAATGTCGACTTTGCCTTTCCCACGCGAATGGTGCATCTGGCGGCGCTGCCACCCACGTCGGAGCAAGATGCCCACGCGTGA
- a CDS encoding autotransporter assembly complex protein TamA, whose product MKIGLDIPLRADRRRGTAHVDLRGRALLRGTVFAALTGLCLALPFPAQSFDSLTFSVAGPDEDTLTRSLRSASILAQLEQDEDKAPQDVLAAAQGDYARLVEALYAQGYYSAVVRITLDGQEAATIPPFSVPKRIDKVRVRVEPGELFTFGKTQVAPTNKRVPLPEGFVAGAPAQATVVRDTAQAAIEGWRAAGYAKAEIADQSITARHAAAKLDVALAVAKGRQFRFGEVLITSDSAVREARIRQIAGVPRGETFDPVAVEDAAQRLRATGTFRSVTVTEADEGGPDDTLDLLIEVTDRKPRRFGFGAELSSSEGAMLSAFWLHRNLFGGAERLRVEGEAAQLGGSGMKPDYDVTARFEKPAVYGPNTMFFATTGLSYDDEDDYIDRNFTFGLGVTRAFSKQVTGEVGISYSRSNITDLYLPGDPTRLLTVLSLPTAVTIDRRDDKLDPTEGLYLRAELEPFAIVNTGENGGRYAFDIRGYRAFGSEESVVLAGRLQLAGMFGPSAADAPPDYLLYSGGGGTVRGQPYQSLDVDYSGTRLGGRSFAGISTEVRVDVTDSIGVVGFADAGYVGAESFPDGSGDWHAGAGLGIRYATPVGPIRFDVAGPVAGDTGEGVQIYIGIGQAF is encoded by the coding sequence ATGAAAATAGGGCTAGATATACCATTGCGCGCCGACCGGCGTCGCGGCACCGCGCACGTCGATCTGCGCGGGCGGGCGCTGCTGCGCGGCACAGTTTTTGCCGCGTTGACCGGCCTTTGTCTGGCGCTGCCGTTCCCGGCGCAAAGTTTTGACAGCCTGACGTTCAGCGTCGCGGGCCCGGATGAGGACACGCTGACGCGCAGCCTGCGCAGTGCGTCGATTCTGGCGCAGCTGGAGCAGGATGAGGACAAGGCCCCGCAAGACGTTCTGGCCGCCGCGCAAGGCGACTATGCGCGCCTTGTCGAGGCGCTATATGCGCAGGGCTACTATTCGGCAGTGGTGCGTATCACGCTGGACGGGCAAGAGGCCGCAACCATCCCGCCTTTCTCCGTACCCAAACGGATCGACAAGGTGCGGGTGCGGGTCGAACCGGGGGAGTTGTTCACCTTTGGAAAAACGCAGGTCGCGCCGACAAATAAGCGCGTACCATTGCCCGAAGGGTTCGTCGCTGGCGCACCCGCTCAGGCCACAGTGGTCCGCGACACCGCGCAGGCCGCGATAGAGGGGTGGCGTGCCGCGGGTTACGCCAAGGCCGAAATTGCCGACCAAAGCATCACTGCCAGACACGCGGCTGCCAAGCTGGACGTGGCATTGGCTGTGGCCAAGGGGCGTCAATTCCGCTTTGGCGAGGTTCTGATCACGTCAGACAGCGCTGTGCGTGAGGCGCGTATTCGCCAGATCGCCGGTGTTCCGCGTGGCGAAACCTTTGATCCCGTCGCGGTTGAGGATGCCGCGCAACGTCTGCGGGCTACCGGCACCTTTCGGTCCGTGACTGTGACAGAGGCCGATGAGGGCGGACCGGACGACACGCTGGACCTATTGATCGAAGTGACCGACCGCAAGCCGCGTCGTTTTGGCTTTGGCGCGGAACTGTCGTCGTCCGAGGGGGCAATGCTGTCGGCCTTTTGGCTGCACCGGAACCTGTTTGGCGGGGCCGAACGGCTTCGGGTCGAAGGGGAGGCCGCGCAACTCGGCGGCTCGGGCATGAAACCCGATTATGACGTCACCGCGCGTTTTGAGAAGCCGGCCGTCTACGGCCCGAATACGATGTTCTTTGCCACCACTGGCCTCAGCTACGACGATGAAGATGACTACATCGACCGAAACTTTACCTTCGGCCTAGGGGTGACACGCGCGTTTTCCAAGCAGGTGACCGGAGAAGTGGGCATCTCCTACAGCCGCTCGAATATCACCGACCTGTATCTGCCGGGCGATCCGACGCGGTTGCTGACGGTCCTGTCACTGCCGACTGCCGTGACCATCGACCGCCGCGACGACAAACTGGACCCGACAGAAGGGCTGTATCTGCGCGCAGAGCTGGAACCGTTTGCCATCGTCAATACGGGCGAAAACGGTGGGCGCTACGCCTTTGATATTCGCGGCTACCGCGCCTTTGGCAGCGAAGAGTCCGTGGTGCTGGCAGGCCGGTTGCAACTGGCGGGCATGTTTGGGCCAAGCGCGGCTGACGCGCCGCCTGATTATTTGCTCTATTCCGGCGGGGGCGGCACCGTTCGCGGCCAGCCTTACCAGTCGCTGGATGTGGATTACTCTGGCACCCGGCTGGGCGGTCGCAGCTTTGCGGGGATCTCGACAGAGGTGCGCGTGGATGTGACCGACAGCATCGGCGTCGTGGGCTTTGCCGACGCGGGCTATGTCGGCGCAGAGAGCTTTCCGGATGGCAGCGGAGACTGGCATGCGGGCGCGGGTCTAGGCATTCGCTATGCCACTCCCGTTGGGCCAATCCGCTTTGACGTGGCCGGGCCGGTGGCGGGCGACACAGGCGAAGGCGTTCAGATTTATATCGGGATCGGGCAGGCATTCTGA
- a CDS encoding TetR/AcrR family transcriptional regulator, producing the protein MAEDDLPGNIKVTRADWLGAARDLLISDGVQSVKVQTIGARLGVSRSSFYWYFQSRQDLLDQLLAEWERSNTGVMIRHANMPAPTITAAVNNFFRCVVDPDGFNHQLDFAVREWARRDPAVRSVIDRSDAARQQAIAGMFIRHGYDPAEADIRSRVLYYQQIGYYALELAETVEDRLSRVEGYLYCFTGVHPSVAEVDEFKRYARSRET; encoded by the coding sequence ATGGCGGAAGACGACCTCCCCGGCAATATCAAGGTCACGCGCGCCGACTGGCTTGGCGCGGCTAGGGATCTTCTGATTTCGGACGGCGTGCAGTCGGTCAAAGTGCAGACCATCGGCGCGCGTCTTGGCGTGTCGCGCTCATCCTTCTACTGGTATTTCCAGAGCCGCCAGGACCTGCTGGATCAACTGCTGGCGGAATGGGAGCGCAGCAACACCGGCGTCATGATCCGTCACGCAAACATGCCCGCTCCAACGATCACCGCCGCAGTCAATAACTTCTTTCGCTGCGTGGTCGATCCCGATGGGTTCAATCACCAACTGGACTTTGCGGTGCGCGAATGGGCGCGGCGTGATCCAGCCGTGCGTAGTGTGATCGACCGGTCCGACGCGGCGCGCCAGCAGGCCATCGCGGGCATGTTTATTCGTCACGGCTATGACCCGGCAGAGGCCGACATTCGTTCGCGGGTGCTGTATTACCAGCAGATCGGCTATTACGCGCTGGAGCTGGCCGAAACGGTCGAGGACCGCCTGTCCCGGGTCGAGGGCTACCTGTACTGTTTTACCGGCGTTCACCCCTCTGTTGCAGAGGTCGACGAGTTCAAACGCTACGCCCGCAGCCGTGAGACGTGA
- a CDS encoding PIG-L family deacetylase: MTLSAPNGTFTGPLRIDIAVQYDSLGAGPSQPLVALGTEAGDARLTLGQLSSGDDLYFELSQGGSVYRLVAEDALISGETASFAAVIDAEGVMALYKDDTLLAKMPAEVPLALPVADLRGPATPNDATVIDLTIEPISPTMAGGDMAIVAHPDDDLLFMNPHIADTIADGDPMTTVFVTAGDAGDGSAYWEAREMGAKAAYAQMAGADPADWVDETVTLDVGGVAWEVQSSYLADDPQVRLYFLRTPDGIDGGGTDTYGFGSLERLLEGDADQITTVDGLVTYSSDDLTQVLGAIMTRHTPDDILLQDDSSEIEHSDHVHTTELAEAALPLYGEDVTVTHFTGYISWAEEENLTPDQVALVTGVFETYAAFDPFVTDDAGALREPYTDWVLREYVTEQYSIVDGERVDGPLPEDDPEPVDPDPEDPTPVDPDPVEPDPIDPAPIDPQPDPPAPEEPAPTGGDLFGPNGTYFQFLAGNAGKWEVAAPTEPAPDPVDPTPIDPTPVDPIPDPASDPFGPGGLYEQLMLSGGAKWETLDLPDEDDVLDDSVEVL, translated from the coding sequence ATGACGCTGTCAGCGCCGAACGGGACATTCACCGGACCTCTGCGGATCGATATTGCTGTGCAATACGACAGCCTTGGCGCAGGGCCGTCGCAACCTCTGGTCGCGCTGGGCACCGAAGCGGGGGACGCGCGCCTGACCCTTGGCCAACTCAGTTCCGGCGACGATCTGTACTTTGAACTGTCTCAGGGCGGGTCGGTGTACCGGCTTGTGGCCGAGGATGCGCTGATCTCCGGTGAAACTGCCAGCTTTGCCGCCGTGATCGACGCCGAGGGCGTCATGGCGCTGTACAAGGACGACACGCTGTTGGCCAAGATGCCCGCCGAGGTGCCACTGGCGCTGCCGGTCGCGGATCTGCGCGGCCCGGCGACGCCCAATGACGCCACGGTGATCGACCTGACAATCGAACCGATCAGCCCGACGATGGCAGGCGGCGACATGGCGATTGTCGCGCACCCCGACGATGACCTGTTGTTCATGAACCCCCACATCGCTGACACCATCGCAGACGGCGACCCGATGACCACGGTCTTTGTCACTGCCGGCGATGCCGGGGACGGGTCCGCCTATTGGGAAGCGAGAGAAATGGGGGCCAAGGCGGCCTATGCCCAGATGGCCGGTGCCGATCCCGCCGATTGGGTGGATGAGACCGTGACGCTGGATGTCGGCGGCGTCGCGTGGGAAGTGCAAAGCAGTTATCTGGCCGATGATCCGCAAGTGCGGCTGTATTTCCTGCGCACGCCGGACGGGATCGACGGCGGCGGCACCGACACCTATGGCTTTGGCAGTCTCGAACGCCTGCTGGAGGGCGATGCCGACCAGATCACCACGGTGGACGGGCTGGTCACTTATTCATCTGACGATCTGACACAGGTGCTGGGAGCGATCATGACCCGGCACACGCCTGATGACATTCTGTTGCAGGACGATTCCAGCGAGATCGAACACAGCGACCACGTCCACACCACCGAACTCGCCGAAGCGGCCCTGCCGCTTTACGGAGAGGACGTGACAGTCACGCATTTCACTGGCTACATCAGCTGGGCCGAGGAAGAGAACCTGACCCCGGATCAGGTCGCGCTGGTCACCGGCGTGTTTGAGACCTACGCCGCCTTTGATCCGTTTGTGACGGATGATGCCGGTGCCCTGCGCGAACCCTATACCGACTGGGTGTTGCGGGAATATGTGACCGAACAATACAGCATCGTCGATGGAGAGCGGGTCGATGGCCCCTTGCCGGAGGACGATCCAGAACCGGTCGATCCAGACCCCGAAGACCCAACTCCAGTTGATCCCGATCCGGTTGAGCCTGACCCCATTGACCCCGCACCCATAGATCCGCAACCCGATCCGCCAGCGCCTGAAGAGCCCGCACCGACGGGCGGCGATCTTTTCGGTCCAAATGGAACGTATTTCCAGTTCCTCGCCGGAAATGCGGGGAAATGGGAGGTTGCGGCCCCAACTGAACCGGCACCAGACCCCGTTGACCCAACGCCGATTGATCCCACGCCAGTTGATCCGATCCCCGATCCTGCCAGCGATCCTTTCGGTCCCGGCGGGCTGTATGAGCAACTGATGCTCTCGGGCGGCGCGAAATGGGAAACGCTCGACCTGCCCGACGAAGACGATGTTTTAGACGATTCGGTTGAGGTGCTCTGA